One genomic segment of Rivularia sp. PCC 7116 includes these proteins:
- a CDS encoding leucine-rich repeat domain-containing protein — protein MNKAILFLCTIFALTHTKAIANQALQQNKIKSFIEYCQQKSTLPQATKDTVEVLLKEAGTQDCHQANRKLSSLTELRLLTKQISDLKPLSGLTNLTNIDLWGNKISDVKPLVNLTNLTNLNIGGNKISDVKPLASLTNLTNLDLGGNKISDVTPLASLTNLIRLDVYSNQISDINSLENLNNLTFLRVGSNRIVDVKQFANFTNLTELWLEENQISDVRPLSSLNNLTKLNLMSNQISDIKPIASLNSLNSLDLDKNQISDIEALSNLTNLTTLGLDRNQIINIKPLSNLTKLRWLFLRQNQISDIKPLSSLTNLRWLELKSNKIRDVKPLTNLAKLRNLNLSSNQITNVQSLANLTNLVNFNVEENPINTKSCPGRSTKCGSTKLKHRTFRHEIF, from the coding sequence ATGAATAAAGCAATTTTATTCCTTTGCACTATATTCGCTCTGACTCATACAAAAGCTATTGCCAATCAAGCACTTCAGCAAAATAAGATAAAAAGTTTTATCGAATACTGTCAGCAAAAATCAACTTTACCTCAAGCAACTAAGGATACCGTTGAGGTGTTGTTGAAAGAAGCAGGTACTCAAGATTGTCACCAAGCAAATCGGAAACTGAGTAGTTTGACCGAGCTTAGACTTCTAACAAAACAAATAAGCGACCTTAAACCGCTTTCGGGATTAACTAATTTGACCAATATCGACCTTTGGGGAAATAAAATCAGCGATGTAAAACCCCTTGTTAATTTAACTAATTTGACCAACTTAAATATTGGAGGAAATAAAATTAGTGATGTAAAACCGCTTGCTAGTTTAACTAATTTGACCAATCTCGACTTAGGAGGAAATAAAATAAGCGATGTAACACCGCTTGCTAGTTTAACTAATTTAATTAGGCTTGATGTTTACTCAAATCAAATAAGTGATATAAATTCGTTAGAAAATCTGAATAATTTGACTTTCCTTCGTGTTGGTTCTAATCGAATAGTTGATGTCAAACAATTTGCTAATTTCACTAATTTGACCGAGCTTTGGCTTGAAGAAAATCAAATCAGTGACGTAAGACCACTTTCTAGTTTGAATAATTTGACCAAACTTAACCTTATGAGCAATCAAATAAGTGATATCAAACCGATTGCTAGTTTAAATAGTTTAAACTCTCTAGACCTTGATAAAAACCAAATAAGTGATATCGAAGCGCTATCCAATTTAACTAACTTGACTACCCTTGGTCTTGATAGAAATCAGATAATTAATATAAAGCCGCTTTCTAATTTAACTAAGTTGAGATGGCTTTTTCTTCGTCAAAATCAAATAAGCGATATAAAGCCGCTTTCTAGTTTGACTAATTTGAGATGGCTTGAACTTAAGTCTAACAAAATCAGGGATGTAAAACCCCTTACTAATTTAGCGAAATTAAGAAATCTTAATCTTAGCTCTAATCAAATAACGAACGTACAATCGCTTGCTAATTTAACGAATTTGGTTAACTTTAACGTCGAGGAAAATCCAATTAATACCAAAAGTTGCCCCGGAAGGAGTACTAAATGCGGTTCTACAAAGCTAAAACATAGAACATTTCGTCACGAAATATTTTAA
- a CDS encoding amino acid ABC transporter permease produces the protein MSFLRDSRFWKIATQVIAVILAIIILSILFINVSRNLQRLGIEFGFDFLRQEASFDIGETPIPYQPTDAYSRALWVGLINTLRVAVAGIILTTIVGIAAGIARLSDNWLVRNIALIYVEIFRNTPLLLQLLFWYSAVFLSFPNVNSRISLAGLIYLSQDGLEFLGIKFSSEFAALLIGLVFYTGSFIAEIVRAGIQSVSKGQWEAARSLGLKPGLIMRLVIFPQALRVIIPPLTSQYLNLTKNSSLAIAIGYPDIYFVASTTFNQTGKAVEVMLLIMLTYLTFSLTISLVMNLFNRAVQIKEI, from the coding sequence ATGTCTTTTTTACGAGATAGCCGTTTTTGGAAAATAGCAACCCAAGTTATTGCTGTAATATTGGCGATAATAATTCTCAGCATTTTATTTATTAACGTCAGTCGTAATTTACAGCGTTTAGGTATCGAATTTGGATTTGATTTTCTGCGACAGGAAGCATCTTTTGATATCGGTGAAACTCCTATTCCATATCAACCTACCGATGCTTACAGTCGCGCTTTATGGGTTGGTTTAATTAATACTTTACGAGTTGCCGTAGCTGGAATTATTCTGACTACCATCGTGGGTATAGCTGCCGGAATCGCCAGACTTTCCGATAACTGGTTGGTGCGGAATATTGCTTTAATTTATGTAGAAATATTTCGTAATACGCCCCTACTTTTGCAATTGTTATTTTGGTATTCAGCAGTATTTCTAAGTTTCCCCAATGTAAACAGTAGAATTTCCTTGGCAGGATTAATTTATCTGAGTCAAGATGGTTTAGAATTTTTAGGGATAAAATTTTCTTCAGAATTTGCGGCATTATTAATTGGTTTAGTTTTTTATACAGGTTCATTCATCGCCGAAATTGTTCGCGCTGGAATTCAATCGGTATCAAAAGGACAATGGGAAGCAGCGCGTTCTCTGGGTTTAAAACCCGGTTTAATCATGCGCTTGGTAATATTCCCTCAAGCCTTACGAGTAATTATTCCACCTTTAACCAGTCAGTATTTAAACTTAACTAAAAACTCTAGTTTGGCAATTGCTATTGGTTATCCCGATATTTATTTTGTTGCTTCTACGACTTTCAATCAAACCGGGAAAGCAGTAGAAGTAATGTTGTTAATCATGCTTACCTATTTAACATTTAGTTTAACTATTTCCTTAGTGATGAACTTGTTTAATAGAGCAGTTCAGATTAAAGAAATATAG
- a CDS encoding DUF6745 domain-containing protein: protein MKLLTPEQKALIPLYKQKWREIMLSIESIDKREVTQIIKQIYALIGCAEPKIIFFDSPYALAKYITQREIYENYYYNNMTAIHNFCKLDGRSLGEQISVWSKRLEQIINVPFGLQIDFELHSKKQQILSLLHEEITKQLIKEICYCDFYDDFDLDKLGIDCLSRYYGWYDFCIYEIKIENYSIVKFCLDIHKQCDRFFAFPDSCLVHNRPQQILFDEQGNLHAEDKPAIQYNDGFCIYASHGVRIPQEY from the coding sequence ATGAAATTACTTACTCCAGAGCAAAAAGCTTTGATTCCTTTATATAAACAAAAATGGCGAGAGATTATGCTTTCCATTGAGTCGATTGACAAAAGGGAAGTAACACAAATTATTAAACAAATTTATGCGTTAATTGGTTGTGCAGAACCAAAAATTATTTTCTTTGATAGTCCTTATGCTTTAGCGAAATATATAACACAGAGAGAAATATACGAAAATTATTATTACAATAATATGACTGCAATACATAATTTTTGTAAATTAGATGGACGAAGTTTAGGAGAGCAAATAAGTGTATGGTCAAAAAGATTGGAGCAAATTATCAATGTCCCCTTTGGATTGCAGATAGATTTTGAATTACACAGTAAAAAACAACAAATCTTAAGTCTTTTACATGAAGAGATTACAAAACAGTTAATTAAAGAAATTTGTTATTGTGATTTTTATGATGATTTTGACCTAGATAAATTAGGAATTGATTGTCTATCGAGATATTATGGGTGGTATGATTTTTGTATTTACGAAATTAAGATAGAAAATTATTCTATAGTTAAATTTTGTTTAGACATACATAAGCAGTGCGACCGGTTTTTCGCTTTTCCAGATTCTTGCTTAGTTCATAATCGTCCCCAGCAAATCTTATTTGACGAACAAGGAAATTTACACGCTGAAGATAAACCAGCTATTCAATACAATGACGGTTTCTGCATCTACGCCTCTCATGGTGTCAGAATACCGCAAGAATATTAA
- a CDS encoding S8 family serine peptidase, with the protein MVSTKNTVKPRFEGFYIEMVMPDLQDRCQEVVSEVLGEDWDIKAIGDNLTEFEVLLEDDALSVKQAWDKTYELRSRPGVVDVEPLFAVPVREFKQLESREQKAGGEESKSLWDILISLLSQLLDLFSGSGVETGLSTNNVDWVLKELKVLQAWEKYFPDPNKLPGHGVIIAHPDTGYTTHPEIEDNLLLEQGYDFLGSDEDETDPLEKSDRELVNNPGHGTLAASVMISPPKAQGNYDNNKYVTGVAPGAKLVPLRITYSVVLWSNHNLAKAIEYAADKGFHIISISLGAGFYNKRLRTAILYAQKRGVIIVAASGTWVPFVVFPAAYDEVIAVGGSTVNRKIWIGSPRGRKVDVSAPGKGVWYARTVKENEQLVYKIQQGSGTSLATPLVTGVAALWLSYHGRDNLIRRYGAEKIPFIFNQLLRETCDVPPNWKPNRYGAGIVNAQRLLDAPLPDNVNRSVIPPAFALQQHTPVESGEMETFAHMFESVDLDINSLKSNLAQLMQSSERELPKKLKEVGQELAFCFAANGELYEKFAASLNRDNDKQQQPQTREFQTLVPANADSKSEMREMLLNSGVSETLNHKLRN; encoded by the coding sequence ATGGTTTCCACAAAAAATACAGTAAAACCGAGATTTGAAGGCTTTTATATAGAAATGGTGATGCCTGACTTGCAAGATAGATGTCAGGAGGTTGTTTCTGAAGTACTTGGTGAAGATTGGGATATTAAAGCCATTGGCGACAACTTGACCGAATTTGAAGTGTTGCTTGAAGATGATGCGCTATCGGTAAAACAAGCTTGGGATAAGACTTACGAGTTGCGATCGCGACCTGGTGTAGTTGATGTGGAGCCGTTGTTTGCAGTTCCGGTAAGGGAGTTTAAGCAATTAGAAAGCAGGGAGCAGAAAGCAGGGGGAGAGGAATCCAAATCTCTTTGGGATATCCTAATTTCGTTATTAAGTCAATTATTAGATTTGTTTTCTGGTTCGGGTGTAGAAACTGGACTTTCGACTAATAATGTAGATTGGGTTTTAAAGGAATTAAAAGTTTTACAAGCCTGGGAGAAGTATTTTCCCGATCCAAATAAGTTGCCAGGACACGGGGTTATAATTGCTCATCCAGATACCGGATATACGACACATCCAGAAATTGAAGATAATTTGCTGTTGGAGCAAGGTTATGATTTCCTTGGTTCCGACGAAGATGAAACGGACCCCTTAGAAAAGTCGGATCGGGAATTAGTTAATAATCCCGGTCATGGAACCTTGGCAGCTAGCGTCATGATAAGTCCGCCCAAAGCGCAGGGTAATTACGATAATAATAAGTACGTTACAGGGGTGGCTCCCGGTGCAAAATTGGTACCGCTACGAATAACTTATTCGGTGGTACTTTGGAGCAATCATAATTTAGCCAAAGCGATTGAATATGCGGCGGATAAAGGTTTTCATATAATTTCTATTTCACTAGGAGCAGGTTTTTATAATAAGCGATTGCGGACTGCCATCCTTTACGCGCAAAAACGGGGTGTAATAATCGTTGCGGCATCGGGTACCTGGGTTCCCTTTGTGGTATTTCCTGCTGCTTATGATGAAGTCATTGCGGTTGGCGGCAGTACGGTTAATCGTAAGATTTGGATAGGTTCTCCCCGTGGGAGAAAAGTCGATGTTTCAGCACCGGGGAAAGGAGTATGGTATGCGAGAACTGTCAAGGAAAACGAACAATTAGTCTATAAGATTCAGCAGGGTTCCGGTACTTCGTTAGCTACACCATTAGTTACGGGTGTGGCAGCATTATGGTTGTCTTACCACGGTAGGGATAATTTGATTCGTCGTTATGGTGCGGAGAAAATCCCGTTTATATTTAATCAACTTTTACGAGAAACTTGTGATGTTCCTCCCAATTGGAAGCCAAATAGATATGGTGCCGGTATCGTAAATGCTCAAAGATTGTTAGATGCACCGTTACCAGACAACGTCAATCGTTCGGTGATTCCGCCAGCTTTTGCATTGCAGCAACATACTCCAGTAGAAAGTGGGGAAATGGAAACTTTTGCTCATATGTTTGAATCTGTTGACTTGGATATTAATTCTTTAAAATCGAATCTTGCACAGTTAATGCAAAGTAGCGAGAGGGAATTACCGAAAAAATTAAAAGAAGTCGGACAGGAATTAGCTTTTTGCTTTGCTGCAAATGGGGAATTGTATGAAAAATTTGCCGCATCTTTGAATAGGGATAATGATAAGCAGCAACAGCCACAAACTAGAGAATTTCAGACTTTAGTACCTGCAAATGCCGATTCTAAAAGTGAAATGCGAGAAATGTTGTTAAATTCCGGTGTCTCGGAAACTTTGAATCATAAATTAAGGAATTAG
- a CDS encoding transporter substrate-binding domain-containing protein, producing MHKFKQLLLLLPIFLAISSCVAEPSAENSNSRLNAVKNRKQLICGVSGQLPGFSFVDTSGEYSGLDVDICRAIAAALFDDPLAVEFRQLNAKERFTALQTGEVDVLSRNTTWTMSRDTSVGLNFAPVVFYDGQGMMVRKDSNIKSLADLKGKAICTQTGTTNEQNLADQMRKRGITYKPVVFEDVNTTYATYQQGRCDAVTSDKSQLISRRSTLPKPENHIILEEALSQEPLTPAVADGDPKWGDTVRWVVNAVIKAEELDVNSQNVEQLKTTTKDPETRRLLGVEGDLGEGIGLPNDFGARIIKHVGNYGEIYERNLGTKTKLNLPRDNRNQPWTKGGLLYSPPFR from the coding sequence ATGCATAAATTCAAACAATTACTTTTATTGTTACCCATTTTCCTTGCCATATCTTCCTGTGTTGCCGAACCATCAGCAGAAAATAGCAACAGTCGTTTAAATGCCGTAAAAAATCGCAAACAGCTAATTTGTGGAGTCAGCGGACAATTACCAGGCTTCAGTTTTGTAGATACTAGCGGTGAATATAGCGGACTTGATGTAGATATTTGTCGCGCGATCGCAGCTGCATTATTCGACGATCCCTTGGCAGTAGAATTCCGTCAACTCAACGCTAAAGAACGATTTACGGCACTACAAACCGGGGAAGTAGATGTCCTCAGCCGCAACACTACCTGGACGATGAGCCGCGATACTTCCGTCGGTTTAAACTTTGCACCCGTAGTATTTTACGATGGTCAAGGAATGATGGTACGCAAAGATAGTAATATCAAATCTTTAGCAGACTTAAAAGGAAAAGCAATTTGTACTCAAACCGGAACCACCAACGAACAGAATTTAGCAGACCAAATGCGAAAACGCGGAATTACGTATAAACCCGTAGTTTTTGAAGATGTAAACACGACTTATGCAACCTATCAACAGGGACGTTGCGATGCAGTCACATCCGACAAATCCCAATTAATTTCCCGACGTAGCACTTTACCCAAACCAGAAAACCACATAATTTTAGAAGAAGCATTATCTCAAGAGCCACTGACACCAGCAGTAGCAGACGGAGATCCAAAATGGGGAGACACCGTGAGATGGGTAGTAAATGCAGTTATCAAAGCCGAAGAATTAGATGTTAATTCACAGAATGTAGAACAGTTAAAAACAACTACTAAAGATCCAGAAACCCGGCGTTTGCTGGGGGTTGAAGGAGATTTAGGGGAAGGAATAGGTTTACCAAATGACTTTGGTGCAAGAATCATTAAACACGTCGGTAACTACGGCGAAATTTACGAACGGAACTTAGGTACGAAAACCAAACTTAATTTACCTAGAGATAATCGCAATCAACCTTGGACAAAAGGAGGATTGTTGTATTCTCCGCCATTCCGGTAA
- a CDS encoding FkbM family methyltransferase, with the protein MLNSQNLKNSTTKYRRYLFEFLGSKRYSRPYRRGVGSIIEKYLSENGFFIEAGANNGFSESNTYYLERFRNWKGILIEPIPHLYQECVKERQKSQVFNCALVSQDFSDSEIEMMYGHTMSLVKGAFDDENIESERVAFAGRKLGFTPYTIKVPARTLTSILDEANVGKIDFFSLDVEGFELNALQGLDFEKYRPEFMLVECLNEQSFQEIEAYIADYYDLFEKASQVDYLFKIK; encoded by the coding sequence ATGCTCAATTCCCAAAACTTGAAAAATTCCACAACTAAATACCGTCGATATCTATTTGAATTCCTCGGCAGCAAACGCTATTCCCGTCCCTATCGTCGTGGAGTTGGCAGCATAATCGAAAAATATTTATCCGAAAATGGCTTTTTTATTGAAGCAGGAGCAAATAACGGTTTCTCCGAAAGTAATACTTATTATTTAGAAAGATTTAGAAACTGGAAAGGAATTTTAATCGAACCAATTCCCCATCTTTACCAAGAATGCGTCAAAGAAAGACAAAAATCGCAAGTTTTCAACTGTGCTTTAGTATCTCAAGATTTCTCAGATAGCGAAATTGAAATGATGTACGGACATACCATGTCTCTTGTAAAAGGTGCTTTTGATGATGAGAATATAGAATCCGAACGGGTTGCTTTTGCCGGAAGAAAGTTGGGTTTTACTCCTTACACAATCAAAGTACCTGCTCGAACTTTAACTTCTATCTTAGATGAAGCGAATGTAGGTAAAATAGATTTCTTCTCTCTCGATGTAGAAGGTTTTGAATTAAATGCTTTGCAAGGATTGGATTTTGAAAAATATCGACCCGAATTTATGCTCGTTGAATGTCTCAACGAACAATCTTTTCAAGAAATTGAAGCTTATATCGCCGATTACTACGATTTATTTGAAAAAGCTTCGCAAGTTGATTATTTATTTAAAATTAAATAA
- a CDS encoding type II CAAX prenyl endopeptidase Rce1 family protein, with the protein MHLSKLSINRRLINTRKFRLRLFAIALIICTTLGFLLPLLASQPSNYSIHSQQSFNQPQYYPLTQTVNPKLYQPVGSWVGRLILPKTQEIKGTNLNSDWVWFEVQYAPPSAKNLIGKTVRLQWKNQPELKSYVKAVTRDVNFTPATFKSQKQGILHPQRLNNRFQVKPLQSLAAARTQDDVIVTLDNAEVAETNNLSYLQIDREPVLATGRFYALVDIIKQNNNQDNNQKFFKVRHFNSESNKFDGDEETIYIPQQVVDTRGIAPSTTNKLAESTATKGWYIYGAKNKEGIFTVQALAPHSLFELEPDAIITETKTAQNYLKKYWQINPSDKGTLTKTLIDSTPAKSEYPVSQWQEGDKAIILNVFGGIGGEKAEPLGVPKTITGHFAFGVAEIIRSPFTKKLEFDIKYHQVYAHNTDGIISATHSWANYMGNLQRGWLFTRPVVDILVKFAPVTQDYKFDNITISPLTEFEHQLKIMMARYRVGDGTGSATVTPATSCIQDSSQALYAAIKIIKQKIKLNPKIQTGLQTHPNHPQTLRFQQLASLSSALEKQLLPLGIIRSDWESSINSLAGISDTKETFRDSSIWAALTSWRTMMPRQAQDELATLFWKQKAKLWFLQTYQVGGWNREIAPLAATPILGQIKLPFTNVPILSILLNRILASAFIPTLHDWLIAALAIAIYTTIALPFGFSTGFLQFQIWAATPSDYLMFALRCLITPAITEELIFRVLFIPHPTEVINWQDWSLWAALSLFIFIIYHPLNAKTLYKNGYPTFFQPIFLTLAALLGITCTITYALTGSLWIIICIHWLVVVLWLTYFGGMEKLEANNLQVKN; encoded by the coding sequence ATGCATTTATCTAAATTATCAATAAATAGGAGGTTGATTAACACAAGAAAATTTCGCCTAAGATTATTCGCGATCGCGCTGATTATTTGTACAACTCTTGGTTTTCTTCTACCACTCTTAGCCAGTCAACCAAGTAATTATTCAATCCATTCCCAACAAAGTTTCAACCAACCACAATATTACCCCTTAACCCAAACCGTAAACCCAAAACTCTATCAACCAGTTGGTAGCTGGGTAGGGAGATTAATTTTACCAAAAACTCAAGAAATCAAAGGAACCAACTTAAATTCTGACTGGGTATGGTTTGAAGTTCAGTATGCACCTCCCTCAGCAAAAAATCTCATCGGAAAAACAGTCCGCTTGCAATGGAAAAATCAACCAGAGTTAAAATCCTACGTCAAAGCGGTTACAAGAGACGTTAACTTCACACCTGCAACTTTCAAAAGCCAAAAACAAGGAATTCTTCATCCGCAACGCTTAAATAATCGTTTTCAGGTAAAACCGCTACAATCTCTCGCAGCGGCAAGAACCCAGGATGATGTAATTGTTACTTTGGATAATGCAGAAGTTGCAGAAACTAATAACCTTTCATATCTACAAATTGATCGAGAACCCGTATTAGCAACTGGACGCTTTTACGCTTTAGTAGATATTATTAAACAAAACAATAATCAAGATAATAATCAAAAATTCTTTAAAGTTCGTCATTTTAATTCAGAATCAAATAAATTTGACGGTGACGAAGAAACAATTTACATACCCCAACAAGTTGTAGATACGCGGGGTATTGCTCCATCAACAACAAACAAATTAGCAGAATCAACAGCAACCAAAGGGTGGTATATTTACGGTGCTAAAAACAAAGAAGGTATATTTACAGTTCAAGCATTAGCACCACATTCTTTATTTGAATTAGAACCCGACGCAATAATTACAGAAACTAAAACCGCACAAAATTATCTAAAAAAATATTGGCAAATCAACCCTTCAGATAAAGGTACTCTAACAAAAACTTTAATTGACTCCACCCCAGCCAAATCTGAATATCCAGTCTCCCAGTGGCAAGAAGGAGATAAAGCCATAATACTCAACGTTTTCGGGGGAATTGGAGGTGAAAAAGCCGAACCCCTGGGCGTACCAAAAACCATCACCGGACACTTTGCATTTGGTGTTGCCGAAATAATCCGCAGCCCCTTCACCAAAAAATTAGAATTTGACATCAAATATCATCAAGTTTATGCCCATAACACCGACGGAATCATCTCCGCAACTCATTCTTGGGCAAACTACATGGGCAACTTACAGCGAGGATGGCTATTTACTCGTCCAGTTGTCGATATTCTCGTCAAATTCGCACCAGTTACTCAAGATTACAAATTTGATAACATCACCATCTCACCATTAACAGAATTTGAGCATCAATTAAAAATAATGATGGCACGCTACCGAGTTGGAGATGGTACCGGAAGCGCTACCGTCACACCCGCGACTTCCTGCATTCAAGACTCCTCCCAAGCACTTTACGCTGCTATCAAAATTATTAAGCAAAAAATTAAATTAAATCCAAAAATTCAAACCGGGCTGCAAACACATCCCAACCATCCCCAAACCCTACGCTTCCAACAACTAGCCTCCCTTAGCTCAGCCCTAGAAAAACAATTACTACCCTTGGGAATAATACGTTCTGATTGGGAAAGCAGTATAAACTCATTAGCTGGAATTAGCGACACCAAAGAAACTTTTAGAGACTCTAGTATATGGGCTGCATTAACAAGCTGGAGAACAATGATGCCCAGACAAGCACAGGATGAGCTAGCAACTTTATTCTGGAAACAAAAAGCAAAATTATGGTTTCTACAAACTTATCAAGTCGGAGGATGGAATCGCGAGATCGCACCTCTAGCTGCCACGCCCATACTCGGACAAATCAAACTCCCTTTTACCAACGTGCCTATATTATCAATTCTTCTCAATCGTATTTTAGCTTCTGCATTCATTCCCACTCTACATGATTGGTTGATTGCGGCTCTAGCAATTGCAATCTACACAACTATAGCGCTACCCTTTGGCTTCTCCACCGGATTTTTGCAATTCCAGATATGGGCAGCCACGCCATCAGACTATCTTATGTTTGCATTACGTTGTCTAATAACACCTGCGATTACAGAAGAATTAATTTTCCGAGTTTTATTTATTCCCCATCCTACAGAAGTCATCAACTGGCAAGATTGGAGCTTATGGGCAGCATTAAGCTTATTTATATTCATAATTTACCACCCATTGAACGCCAAAACTTTGTATAAAAATGGATACCCCACCTTCTTCCAGCCGATTTTTCTGACTTTAGCAGCCCTCTTAGGAATCACCTGTACCATAACTTACGCTCTTACCGGTTCGCTATGGATAATCATCTGCATCCATTGGCTAGTAGTAGTACTGTGGTTAACTTACTTCGGAGGAATGGAGAAACTAGAAGCAAATAACTTGCAAGTTAAGAACTGA
- a CDS encoding amino acid ABC transporter permease codes for MNKNLFNTWYNSLFTIICLVIIFFFGWNLLNWIFTQAQWQVIEANLRLFMVGRYPQSFYWRVWISSLIASTLTFLTVGVFIAKQNISKITIIITAFLFGFLLIVLPVDINSRLWLIGIGFSIVISFLLGKKFAKSISAYLAFAWLLSFPIILYLIGGGLGLRSVSSSDWNGLLLTLLMAAISIALSFPIGILLALGRTSNLPVVKWFSILYIEIIRGLPLIGILFLAQVMLPLFLPIRLDRVLRGVAGLILFSAAYMAENVRGGLQSVPKGQVEAAKVLGLNPALVLLLIVLPQALRAVIPAIVGQFIGLFKDTSLLSLVGLLELTGIARTILAQPEFLGRYAEVYLFIGLIYWIFCYSMSLLSQKLETVNSEQ; via the coding sequence ATGAATAAAAATTTATTCAACACCTGGTACAACAGTTTATTTACGATAATTTGCTTAGTAATTATCTTCTTCTTCGGATGGAATTTACTTAACTGGATATTTACTCAAGCACAATGGCAGGTTATCGAAGCCAACCTACGTTTATTCATGGTTGGGAGATATCCACAATCTTTTTATTGGCGAGTTTGGATTTCAAGTTTAATTGCTTCTACACTAACTTTTTTAACTGTTGGTGTATTTATAGCAAAACAAAATATTTCTAAAATAACTATCATAATTACAGCTTTTTTATTCGGTTTTTTATTAATAGTTTTACCTGTAGATATTAATTCCCGTTTATGGTTAATTGGTATTGGTTTTTCAATAGTAATTAGTTTTTTATTGGGAAAAAAGTTTGCTAAATCAATTTCAGCATACTTAGCCTTTGCATGGTTATTATCTTTCCCGATTATTCTATATTTAATTGGCGGTGGATTGGGATTGCGTTCGGTATCTAGTTCGGATTGGAATGGTTTGCTTTTAACTTTGTTAATGGCAGCAATCAGTATTGCACTATCCTTCCCCATTGGAATTTTACTAGCTTTAGGAAGAACCAGCAATCTACCAGTAGTAAAATGGTTTTCCATCCTTTATATTGAAATTATCAGGGGACTACCATTAATAGGAATTTTATTCCTAGCTCAAGTAATGCTGCCGTTATTTTTACCAATCCGTTTGGATAGAGTATTGCGTGGTGTAGCTGGTTTAATCTTATTTAGTGCTGCTTATATGGCAGAAAATGTCAGAGGAGGATTGCAATCTGTACCAAAAGGACAAGTTGAAGCAGCCAAAGTATTGGGATTAAATCCAGCTTTAGTATTATTGTTAATCGTATTACCGCAAGCCTTACGTGCTGTAATTCCTGCTATCGTCGGTCAATTTATCGGACTTTTTAAAGATACTTCTTTACTATCTTTAGTCGGATTACTCGAATTAACAGGAATTGCCCGAACGATATTAGCTCAACCAGAATTCTTAGGTCGTTATGCAGAAGTTTATTTATTTATCGGCTTAATTTACTGGATATTTTGTTATTCAATGTCCTTACTATCTCAGAAATTGGAAACAGTGAACAGTGAACAGTGA
- a CDS encoding amino acid ABC transporter ATP-binding protein — protein MSQQNPIIIAEDVHKWYGKFHVLQGVSLTVNRGEVVVLMGPSGSGKSTFIRTFNALEEYQKGKIEIDGTTLSHDLKNIETIRREVGMVFQQFNLFPHLSVIKNITLAPTWVRKLSKPKAEELAMQLLERVGILEQAQKYPGQLSGGQQQRVAIARALAMKPKIMLFDEPTSALDPEMVREVLDVMRNLAREGMTMVVVTHEVGFAREVADRVVLMDSGNLVEAATPESFFNHPQEERTRKFLSQIL, from the coding sequence ATGTCACAACAAAACCCAATAATTATCGCCGAAGATGTTCATAAATGGTACGGTAAATTTCACGTTCTCCAAGGAGTTAGTTTAACTGTAAATCGTGGGGAAGTTGTTGTGTTAATGGGACCTTCTGGTTCTGGTAAATCAACTTTTATTCGTACTTTTAATGCTTTGGAAGAATACCAAAAAGGAAAAATTGAAATTGATGGAACTACTCTCAGCCATGATTTAAAAAATATTGAAACAATTCGTCGTGAAGTGGGAATGGTGTTTCAACAATTTAATTTATTTCCCCATCTCAGCGTAATTAAAAATATTACTTTAGCTCCAACTTGGGTACGAAAATTATCTAAACCCAAAGCCGAAGAATTAGCAATGCAATTATTAGAAAGAGTGGGAATTCTAGAACAAGCCCAAAAATATCCCGGACAACTTTCCGGTGGACAACAACAACGAGTTGCGATCGCGAGAGCTTTAGCAATGAAGCCGAAAATTATGTTGTTCGACGAACCCACCTCAGCTTTAGATCCAGAAATGGTGCGAGAAGTACTAGACGTAATGCGAAATCTAGCTCGTGAGGGAATGACAATGGTAGTCGTAACTCATGAAGTGGGATTTGCCCGTGAAGTTGCTGATAGAGTAGTGTTAATGGATAGTGGAAATCTCGTCGAAGCAGCAACACCTGAAAGCTTTTTTAATCATCCTCAAGAAGAACGTACTCGTAAATTTTTATCGCAAATTCTTTAA